A genomic region of Candidatus Pseudomonas phytovorans contains the following coding sequences:
- a CDS encoding TonB-dependent siderophore receptor, translated as MSIRPLHTLSSPALTLPVLPRTPLAHAVFIGLAIGSYSLAPMAAHAETADTRPHEAVEEQPAVPELAATLIDAQASAAEALPPAYAGGQVATGGRVGLLGNKDFMETPFSTVSYTDTYIQDLQARDITDVIAATDPSVFSNGLTGTYSENYSIRGFQTSVSDMTVDGLFGMAPYYRASPEMFERIEVLKGPSALLNGMPPGGSVGGIVNLIPKRAGDTPLTRVTATYASDGQLGSHVDVGRRFGEGNQFGVRFNGMYRDGDTAIDDQRQRNVLSSLALDWRGERAKLSLDLFDTDDHISGQNRGMGLAAGVPVPKPPKNDTLLNPDWAYVETKDKGVILRGEYELSDQLLAYGAVGTSKTDYQYSGALTATVINSAGDFTTAMGQLQMEIHKTSAEVGLRGHFDTFGINHQWSLNATQYTDTQKDFGRRAAGSNWTTNIYNPVWGPKVSEAWPLLTHTENDLKSYGIADTLSVLDDRVQLTLGVRRQEVVTDTFNTNTGARNKPGYDTHATTPAGAILFKLTDELSLYANYIEGLSKGASAPITAANYGDVFAPYKSKQKEIGLKLDLGTFSHTLALYEIKRPGSMTDPVTNVYSFGGEQRNRGVEWSFFGAPLPDLRLMGGVAYVDPKLTKTQGGTNDGKTATAYPKLQGKLGMEWDIPGVDGLTLTGNVTSQSKQYITADNSLSIPGYTIFDVGARYVTQVASKPVTLRANIANLGDKDYWGVPLTQTLGLGAPRTYQLSASVDF; from the coding sequence GTGTCCATCCGTCCCTTGCACACACTCTCGTCCCCTGCCCTGACATTGCCTGTACTACCGCGTACCCCGCTGGCACATGCCGTATTCATCGGCCTGGCCATTGGCAGCTACTCACTGGCGCCAATGGCCGCACACGCCGAGACAGCCGACACCCGCCCCCACGAGGCCGTTGAAGAACAACCAGCCGTGCCGGAACTGGCCGCCACCCTGATCGACGCCCAGGCCAGCGCCGCCGAGGCCCTGCCACCGGCGTATGCCGGCGGCCAGGTGGCCACTGGCGGCCGCGTCGGTCTGCTGGGCAACAAAGACTTCATGGAAACGCCGTTCAGCACCGTCAGCTACACCGACACCTACATCCAGGACCTGCAGGCCCGGGACATCACCGACGTCATCGCCGCCACCGACCCCTCAGTGTTCAGCAACGGCCTGACCGGCACCTACAGCGAGAACTATTCGATCCGCGGGTTCCAGACCAGCGTCAGCGACATGACCGTCGATGGCCTGTTCGGCATGGCGCCCTACTACCGGGCCTCACCGGAAATGTTCGAGCGCATCGAAGTACTCAAAGGCCCGTCGGCATTGCTCAATGGCATGCCACCCGGTGGTTCGGTGGGCGGTATCGTCAACCTGATTCCCAAGCGCGCCGGTGATACGCCGCTGACCCGGGTCACCGCCACCTACGCGTCCGACGGCCAGCTGGGTAGCCATGTGGACGTAGGCCGACGCTTTGGCGAAGGCAATCAGTTCGGCGTGCGCTTCAACGGCATGTACCGTGACGGCGACACGGCCATCGACGATCAACGCCAACGCAACGTGCTTTCGTCGCTGGCCCTGGACTGGCGTGGCGAGCGCGCCAAGCTGTCGCTCGACCTGTTCGATACCGACGACCACATCAGCGGCCAGAACCGCGGCATGGGCCTTGCCGCCGGTGTGCCTGTGCCCAAGCCGCCGAAGAACGACACGCTGCTCAATCCCGACTGGGCCTATGTCGAAACCAAGGACAAGGGCGTGATCCTGCGCGGCGAGTACGAACTGAGCGACCAGTTGCTGGCCTATGGCGCGGTCGGGACCAGCAAGACCGATTACCAGTACAGCGGCGCCCTGACGGCCACGGTGATCAACAGCGCCGGCGACTTCACCACGGCCATGGGCCAGCTGCAGATGGAGATCCACAAGACCTCGGCGGAGGTGGGCCTGCGTGGCCATTTCGACACCTTCGGCATCAACCATCAATGGTCGCTCAACGCCACCCAGTACACGGACACGCAAAAGGATTTCGGCCGCCGCGCTGCGGGTTCAAACTGGACGACCAATATCTACAACCCGGTCTGGGGCCCGAAAGTGTCCGAGGCCTGGCCACTGCTTACCCACACCGAAAATGACCTGAAAAGCTATGGCATCGCCGACACCCTGTCGGTGCTGGACGATCGCGTACAACTGACCCTCGGCGTACGTCGCCAGGAAGTGGTCACCGACACGTTCAACACCAATACCGGGGCGCGTAACAAACCAGGCTATGACACCCACGCCACCACACCCGCCGGGGCCATCCTGTTCAAGCTCACCGATGAGCTGTCGCTGTACGCCAACTACATCGAAGGCCTGAGCAAAGGCGCATCCGCACCGATCACCGCTGCCAACTATGGCGACGTGTTTGCGCCGTACAAATCCAAACAGAAGGAAATCGGCCTGAAGCTCGACCTGGGTACGTTCAGCCACACCCTGGCGCTCTATGAAATCAAGCGCCCGGGCAGCATGACCGACCCGGTTACCAATGTTTATTCGTTCGGCGGCGAGCAGCGCAACCGCGGCGTGGAATGGAGCTTCTTCGGTGCCCCTCTGCCCGACTTGCGCCTGATGGGTGGGGTGGCCTATGTAGACCCCAAGCTGACCAAGACGCAAGGTGGCACCAATGACGGCAAAACCGCCACGGCATACCCCAAGCTGCAGGGCAAGCTGGGCATGGAATGGGACATCCCCGGTGTGGATGGGCTGACCCTGACCGGTAACGTGACCTCGCAGTCCAAGCAGTACATCACTGCCGACAACAGCCTGTCGATTCCGGGGTACACGATCTTCGACGTTGGCGCCCGCTACGTTACCCAGGTCGCCAGCAAGCCGGTTACCTTGCGCGCGAACATCGCCAACCTGGGGGACAAGGACTATTGGGGAGTGCCACTGACCCAGACCCTGGGGCTGGGGGCACCGCGGACCTATCAACTGTCGGCTAGCGTGGATTTCTAA
- a CDS encoding IS3 family transposase (programmed frameshift) → MGKYTEQFKLTAVSAYLDGNNGFRKVAQHFDVDFSLLRRWVSSHQSESSLSSRSHGRRYDDDFKRQVLSYMHEHRLSMRQTAAHFGLGQSSQIGSWQRQYYSGDPIAPVDRQKKPIKVPKKIKPAKPTNTDDSQKPRDQLMAELEYLRMENAVLKELKALREEKGTNVGEKVLIVSRLKPRFPLPDLLRLVGLARSTFYYQVQAQQKPDKYAELKEQIQQVYRKEKGRYGYRRVALVIRKGGVLVNKKVIERLMAALGLQSLVRPKKYQSYRGVVGKIAPNLLERNFVAQRPNQKWVSDVTEFKVAEQKLYLSPVMDLYNGEIIAYETASRPQYSLVGNMLDKALKTLGEKPKLVLHTDQGWQYQQGQYRHQLRSRGVKQSMSRKGNCLDNAAMESFFGTLKSEFFYLKRFESIDELKAGLDEYIHYYNHDRIKLRLNGLSPVEYRTQAAA, encoded by the exons ATGGGCAAATACACAGAGCAGTTCAAGCTCACAGCCGTCTCAGCCTACCTGGATGGCAATAATGGCTTCCGAAAGGTAGCCCAGCATTTCGATGTTGATTTCAGCCTGCTCCGCCGGTGGGTTTCCAGCCATCAGAGCGAATCCAGCCTTTCTTCACGCTCACATGGGCGGCGTTATGACGACGATTTCAAGCGACAGGTGCTGAGCTACATGCACGAACATCGCCTTTCCATGCGGCAAACCGCAGCACATTTTGGCCTCGGTCAATCATCGCAGATAGGCAGCTGGCAGCGGCAGTACTACAGTGGTGACCCTATAGCCCCTGTCGACCGCCAGAAAAAGCCGATCAAAGTGCCGAAGAAGATCAAACCAGCAAAACCCACAAATACTGACGATTCGCAAAAGCCCCGAGACCAGCTGATGGCGGAGCTCGAATATCTGCGCATGGAGAACGCTGTCTTAAAGGAGCTCAAGGCTTTGCGAGAGGAAAAGG GAACGAATGTCGGGGAAAAAGTCCTGATCGTTTCGAGGCTCAAGCCTAGATTCCCTTTGCCTGACCTGCTGCGTCTGGTCGGGCTGGCTCGCAGTACCTTTTACTATCAGGTGCAAGCTCAGCAGAAGCCGGACAAATATGCCGAGCTTAAAGAGCAGATTCAGCAGGTCTATCGCAAAGAGAAAGGGCGTTACGGCTATCGACGCGTTGCACTCGTGATCAGAAAAGGTGGGGTACTGGTCAACAAGAAGGTCATCGAGAGGCTGATGGCTGCCCTGGGTCTGCAGTCACTGGTGCGACCTAAGAAGTATCAGTCGTACCGAGGTGTTGTTGGCAAGATAGCGCCGAATCTGCTGGAGCGAAATTTCGTTGCCCAGCGTCCTAATCAGAAATGGGTGAGTGACGTAACTGAGTTCAAAGTGGCTGAACAGAAGCTCTATCTTTCGCCTGTGATGGATTTGTACAACGGAGAAATCATCGCTTACGAGACGGCGAGTCGCCCTCAGTACAGCCTGGTTGGGAACATGCTCGACAAGGCACTCAAAACCTTGGGAGAAAAGCCGAAGCTGGTGCTCCACACCGACCAGGGCTGGCAGTACCAGCAGGGTCAGTATCGCCACCAGCTGCGCAGTCGTGGGGTGAAACAGAGCATGTCTCGTAAAGGCAATTGCCTAGACAATGCAGCTATGGAAAGCTTCTTCGGCACGCTCAAGTCAGAATTTTTCTACCTCAAGCGTTTCGAGAGTATTGATGAATTGAAAGCGGGCCTGGATGAGTACATTCACTACTACAACCATGACCGCATCAAGCTAAGGCTCAATGGCCTGAGCCCTGTCGAGTACAGGACCCAGGCGGCAGCATAG
- a CDS encoding aldehyde dehydrogenase translates to MYTLQFWQQRASDLYLPASALIDGKPVKAQDGATFAAFNPATNAVLAQVAACGQAEVDLAVASARRAFEQGPWPRLAPGERKKVLLRLAELIMAHREELALLDSLNMGKPVMDAYTIDVPGSAHVFAWYGEALDKLYDQVAPTASNALATITREALGVVAAVVPWNFPLDMAAWKLAPALAAGNCVVLKPAEQSPFSALRLAQLALEAGVPEGVLNVVPGLGEQAGQALGLHPDVDCLVFTGSTQVGKYFMQYSAQSNLKQVWLECGGKSPNLVFENCQDLDLAAEKAAFGIFFNQGEVCSANSRLYVQRSIHDEFVERLQAKARDWLPGNPLNPASRAGAIVDAEQTGHIEAAIARAGQEGARLVCGGRRLSIEGSDNYIEPTIFAGVDGGMRLAQEEVFGPVLAVSAFDTEEEAVRLANDSIYGLAASVWSDDFNQVHRVARALKAGTVSVNTVDALDVTVPFGGGKQSGFGRDLSLHSFDKYSQLKTTWYQLRG, encoded by the coding sequence ATGTACACCCTCCAATTCTGGCAACAACGCGCCTCTGACCTGTACCTCCCGGCCAGCGCGCTGATCGACGGAAAACCCGTCAAAGCACAGGACGGCGCCACCTTCGCCGCCTTCAACCCCGCCACCAACGCCGTACTGGCCCAGGTCGCCGCCTGCGGCCAGGCAGAAGTCGACCTTGCGGTGGCCAGCGCACGCCGGGCCTTCGAACAAGGCCCCTGGCCGCGCCTGGCCCCAGGCGAGCGCAAGAAAGTGCTGCTGCGCCTGGCCGAGCTGATCATGGCCCATCGCGAGGAGCTGGCCCTGCTGGACTCGCTGAACATGGGCAAGCCGGTGATGGACGCCTACACCATCGATGTGCCGGGCTCGGCCCATGTGTTCGCCTGGTATGGCGAGGCGCTGGACAAACTCTACGATCAGGTTGCGCCCACTGCGTCCAATGCACTCGCCACCATCACCCGGGAAGCCCTTGGTGTGGTCGCCGCCGTGGTGCCATGGAACTTCCCGCTCGACATGGCCGCCTGGAAGCTGGCGCCGGCGCTGGCCGCCGGAAACTGCGTGGTGCTCAAACCCGCCGAGCAATCACCGTTCTCGGCCCTGCGCCTGGCCCAGCTGGCGCTGGAAGCCGGTGTACCGGAAGGCGTGCTGAACGTGGTGCCCGGCCTGGGCGAGCAGGCCGGGCAGGCCCTCGGCCTGCACCCGGATGTGGACTGCCTGGTGTTTACCGGCTCCACCCAGGTGGGCAAGTACTTCATGCAGTACTCGGCGCAGTCCAACCTCAAGCAGGTGTGGCTGGAGTGCGGCGGCAAAAGCCCCAACCTGGTGTTTGAAAACTGCCAGGACCTGGACCTGGCGGCGGAAAAGGCTGCATTCGGTATTTTCTTCAACCAGGGCGAAGTGTGCTCGGCCAATTCGCGGCTTTACGTGCAGCGCTCCATACATGACGAATTCGTCGAGCGCCTGCAAGCCAAAGCCCGCGACTGGTTGCCGGGCAACCCGCTGAATCCGGCGAGCCGCGCTGGCGCCATTGTCGATGCCGAGCAAACCGGGCACATCGAGGCCGCCATTGCGCGTGCCGGGCAAGAGGGCGCACGGTTGGTGTGTGGCGGTCGGCGCCTGAGCATCGAAGGTTCGGACAACTACATCGAGCCGACCATATTTGCCGGTGTCGATGGCGGCATGCGGCTGGCGCAAGAGGAAGTGTTCGGGCCGGTGCTGGCGGTCAGCGCCTTTGACACGGAAGAAGAAGCGGTGCGCCTGGCCAACGACAGTATCTACGGCCTGGCGGCCTCGGTGTGGAGCGATGACTTCAACCAGGTGCACCGGGTGGCGCGGGCGCTGAAGGCAGGGACCGTGTCGGTGAACACGGTCGATGCGCTGGATGTGACGGTGCCGTTTGGCGGAGGCAAGCAATCGGGGTTTGGGCGCGACCTGTCGCTGCATTCGTTCGACAAGTATTCGCAGCTCAAGACCACTTGGTATCAGTTGCGCGGCTGA
- a CDS encoding aspartate aminotransferase family protein, whose protein sequence is MNAPFAPQRQTRDYQAADAAHHIHAFLDQKALNAEGPRVIVGGERLHLWDSEGKRYLDGMSGLWCTQLGYGRRDLTVAAATQMDQLAYYNMFFHTTHPAVIELSELLFSLLPGHYSHAIYTNSGSEANEVLIRTVRRYWQVVGQPNKKVMIGRWNGYHGSTLAATALGGMKFMHEMGGLIPDVAHIDEPYWYAEGGELTPAEFGRRCALQLEEKILELGAENVAGFIAEPFQGAGGMIFPPESYWPEIQRICRQYDVLLCADEVIGGFGRTGEWFAHEYFGFEPDTLSIAKGLTSGYVPMGGLVLSKRIAEALVERGGVFAHGLTYSGHPVAAAVAIANLKALRDEGIVTQVKDDTGPYLQRILREVFADHPLIGQVQGAGLVAALQFAEHKPTRKRFANENDLAWQCRTFGFEEGVIIRSTLGRMIMAPALIANHSELDELVEKTRIAVDRTARLVGKL, encoded by the coding sequence ATGAACGCGCCTTTCGCCCCGCAACGCCAGACCCGTGACTACCAGGCAGCCGATGCCGCGCACCACATCCATGCCTTCCTCGACCAGAAGGCGCTGAACGCCGAAGGGCCGCGGGTGATCGTCGGTGGCGAACGCCTGCACCTGTGGGACAGCGAGGGCAAGCGCTACCTGGATGGCATGTCTGGCCTGTGGTGCACCCAGCTCGGCTACGGGCGCCGCGATCTGACGGTCGCTGCCGCCACGCAGATGGACCAGTTGGCCTACTACAACATGTTCTTCCACACCACCCACCCGGCAGTGATCGAGCTGTCCGAGCTGCTGTTCAGCCTGCTGCCCGGGCACTACAGCCACGCGATCTACACCAACTCCGGCTCTGAGGCCAACGAAGTGTTGATCCGTACCGTGCGCCGCTACTGGCAAGTGGTCGGCCAGCCGAACAAGAAGGTGATGATTGGCCGCTGGAACGGTTACCACGGCTCGACCCTGGCGGCCACGGCGCTGGGCGGCATGAAGTTCATGCACGAGATGGGCGGGCTGATCCCGGATGTTGCGCACATCGATGAGCCGTACTGGTACGCGGAGGGTGGCGAGCTGACCCCGGCCGAGTTCGGCCGCCGCTGTGCCTTGCAGCTGGAGGAAAAGATCCTGGAATTGGGCGCCGAGAACGTTGCCGGCTTTATCGCCGAGCCGTTTCAGGGTGCAGGCGGCATGATTTTCCCGCCGGAAAGCTACTGGCCGGAAATCCAGCGCATCTGCCGCCAGTACGACGTGTTGTTGTGCGCCGATGAAGTGATTGGTGGCTTTGGCCGCACCGGCGAGTGGTTTGCCCATGAATACTTCGGCTTCGAGCCCGACACGCTGTCGATTGCCAAAGGCCTGACCAGCGGCTACGTCCCCATGGGCGGCCTGGTGCTGAGCAAGCGCATTGCCGAGGCACTGGTGGAGCGCGGCGGGGTGTTCGCCCACGGCCTGACCTATTCCGGCCACCCGGTGGCGGCGGCGGTGGCCATTGCCAACCTGAAGGCGCTGCGCGACGAAGGCATAGTGACTCAGGTGAAGGATGACACCGGGCCGTACCTGCAGCGCATCCTGCGTGAGGTGTTTGCCGACCACCCGTTGATCGGCCAGGTGCAGGGCGCCGGGTTGGTGGCAGCGTTGCAATTCGCCGAGCACAAGCCGACCCGCAAGCGCTTTGCCAACGAGAACGACCTGGCCTGGCAGTGCCGCACCTTTGGTTTCGAGGAAGGGGTGATCATTCGCTCGACCCTGGGGCGGATGATCATGGCGCCGGCGTTGATCGCCAACCACAGCGAGCTGGATGAGCTGGTGGAGAAAACCCGCATAGCCGTGGACCGCACCGCCCGGTTGGTCGGCAAGCTCTAA
- a CDS encoding helix-turn-helix transcriptional regulator, translating into MTNQLLSEQWFEHQAKVTEAIGRPGFAANLFAALGVIRPIQATTVYLYPHDGMPCALFEQDDKAPWQPEGNVSRYLSGFYLLDPFYGACVEQVESGCYGLFEVAPDHFEVSEYYQSFYRHSHLEDELNYILQVAPGQSLAVSLAFTDKLDAPTRKLFGRITPWVLAVLSKHFAGLDSRAGRFENILEQRIHAALNNFGSSLLTERECRIAQLILRGHSTKSLAERLGVSEDTIKSHRKNVYAKLDIGTQSELFSLFIDALANAQGVLGKDPLESYMGKLR; encoded by the coding sequence GTGACTAATCAATTGCTTTCAGAACAGTGGTTCGAGCATCAGGCCAAGGTCACCGAGGCAATCGGCCGGCCGGGCTTTGCCGCCAACCTGTTTGCCGCACTTGGCGTGATCCGGCCGATCCAGGCGACCACGGTGTACCTGTACCCGCACGATGGCATGCCCTGCGCCTTGTTCGAGCAGGACGACAAGGCGCCCTGGCAGCCCGAGGGCAATGTCAGCCGCTACTTGTCCGGCTTCTACCTGCTCGACCCGTTCTACGGTGCCTGTGTGGAGCAGGTCGAGTCAGGTTGCTATGGGTTGTTCGAAGTGGCACCCGACCATTTCGAAGTCAGCGAGTACTACCAGTCGTTCTACCGGCACTCGCACCTGGAGGATGAGCTCAACTACATCCTGCAGGTCGCGCCGGGACAGAGCCTGGCGGTGTCGCTGGCGTTCACCGACAAGCTGGATGCGCCAACCCGCAAATTGTTCGGGCGCATCACGCCGTGGGTACTGGCAGTGCTGAGCAAGCACTTCGCCGGGCTGGACAGCCGTGCCGGGCGTTTCGAGAACATCCTCGAACAACGTATCCACGCTGCGCTGAACAACTTCGGCAGCTCGCTGCTGACCGAGCGTGAATGCCGTATTGCCCAGTTGATTCTGCGTGGCCACTCGACCAAGTCCCTGGCCGAGCGCCTGGGGGTGTCGGAAGACACCATCAAGTCGCACCGCAAGAACGTCTACGCCAAGCTCGACATCGGCACCCAGTCCGAGCTGTTCTCCCTGTTCATCGACGCGCTGGCCAATGCCCAGGGCGTGCTGGGCAAGGACCCGCTGGAAAGCTACATGGGCAAGCTGCGCTGA
- a CDS encoding APC family permease, with product MHTTTSTAHNPSHSPAPHAPSQPSANTGRFRKSMGLSALVLFGLAYMVPLAVFTTYGLVTQMTKGHLPTAYLLTLAAMLLTAYSYGRMVQAHPYSGSVYTYTRKAFGSHIGFITGWTLLLDYIFLPLLSYLLIGIYMSEYFPAIHAWVWVAGSIALVTFLNLIGIESITRVNWILVVVQLVFIIVFVTLSVLKLSGQAEPVSLLAPFHHEGFSVPLVMTGAAVLCLSFLGFDAVSTMAEETTNPTYRIPVAILAVSLIGGLLFLVVSYCAQMVFPDWGSFADPDSASVDVMRRVGGELLVTAFTATYVAGCFASAMVSQASVSRVLFAMGRDGALPRAFGQLVTKKRVPATAILVVSLLSLIALVITLDTVANMISFGALFAFSAVNLAVVKHYLVDQKLRGGRNVLLYGAIPGLGFLSTLWLWSSLTSLSFTIGLCWMGMGLVVLMGLTRAFRVKLPELQMAE from the coding sequence ATGCATACAACAACAAGTACAGCCCATAACCCCTCGCATAGCCCCGCCCCGCATGCACCCTCGCAACCCAGCGCCAACACCGGGCGCTTTCGCAAGTCCATGGGGCTCTCCGCCCTGGTGCTGTTCGGCCTGGCCTACATGGTCCCGCTGGCCGTATTCACTACATACGGGCTGGTCACCCAGATGACCAAAGGCCACCTGCCCACTGCCTACCTGCTGACCCTTGCGGCCATGTTGCTGACCGCCTACAGCTACGGCCGCATGGTCCAGGCCCACCCCTATTCCGGCTCGGTCTACACCTACACGCGCAAGGCCTTCGGCAGCCACATCGGCTTTATTACCGGCTGGACACTGCTGCTCGACTACATCTTCCTGCCCCTGCTCAGCTACCTGCTGATCGGCATCTACATGTCGGAATACTTCCCGGCCATCCACGCCTGGGTGTGGGTGGCGGGCTCCATTGCCCTGGTCACTTTCCTCAACCTGATCGGCATCGAGTCGATCACCCGGGTCAACTGGATCCTGGTCGTAGTGCAGCTGGTGTTCATCATCGTCTTCGTCACCCTGTCCGTGCTCAAACTCAGCGGGCAGGCGGAGCCAGTGTCGCTGCTGGCGCCCTTCCACCACGAAGGCTTCAGCGTGCCACTGGTCATGACCGGGGCCGCGGTGCTGTGCCTGTCCTTCCTGGGGTTCGATGCCGTCTCGACCATGGCCGAAGAAACGACCAACCCGACCTACCGCATTCCGGTGGCGATCCTGGCGGTGTCGCTGATCGGCGGTTTGCTGTTCCTGGTGGTGTCGTACTGCGCGCAGATGGTGTTCCCCGACTGGGGTAGCTTCGCTGACCCGGATTCGGCCTCCGTGGATGTGATGCGCCGTGTCGGCGGCGAGCTGCTGGTGACGGCCTTCACTGCCACCTACGTGGCCGGCTGCTTCGCCTCGGCCATGGTGTCCCAGGCCAGCGTATCGCGCGTGCTGTTCGCCATGGGCCGCGACGGCGCATTGCCGCGGGCATTCGGCCAGCTGGTGACAAAAAAACGCGTGCCGGCCACTGCCATTCTGGTGGTCAGCCTACTGTCGCTGATCGCCTTGGTGATCACCCTCGACACCGTGGCCAACATGATCAGCTTTGGCGCGCTGTTCGCCTTTTCGGCGGTGAACCTGGCAGTGGTCAAGCACTACCTGGTCGACCAGAAGCTGCGTGGGGGCCGAAACGTTTTGCTGTACGGCGCCATTCCCGGGCTGGGCTTTCTCAGCACGCTGTGGCTGTGGAGCAGCCTGACCAGCCTGTCGTTCACCATCGGCCTGTGCTGGATGGGCATGGGGCTGGTGGTGTTGATGGGGCTGACCCGCGCGTTCCGGGTGAAGCTGCCGGAACTGCAGATGGCGGAGTAA
- a CDS encoding aldehyde dehydrogenase (NADP(+)), whose product MPIEDRLNHIAGQLSGNGDVLLTSVDARTGEALPYAFHQATGDEVEAAVQAAEAAYPTYRSTSPAQRAAFLDAIANELDALGDDFIQHVMRETALPEARIRGERSRTSNQLRLFAEVVRRGDFYAARIDRALPQRTPLPRPDLRQYRIGVGPVAVFGASNFPLAFSTAGGDTASALAAGCPVVFKAHSGHMLTAAHVAAAIDRAVASSDVPAGVFNLIYGAGVGEALVKHPAIQAVGFTGSLRGGRALCDMAAARPQPIPVFAEMSSINPVIVLPQALQARGEQVAGELAASVVLGCGQFCTNPGLVVGIRSPQFELFVQTLVARMADQGPQTMLNAGTLRSYQNGVQHLLAHPGIQHLAGQPQTGNQAQPQLFKANVSLLMNGDPLLQEEVFGPTTVLVEVADAQQLAEALRHLQGQLTATLIAEPDDLIAFATLVPLLERKAGRLLLNGYPTGVEVSDAMVHGGPYPATSDARGTSVGTLAIDRFLRPVCFQNYPDALLPDALKSANPLGIARLVDGVSSREAV is encoded by the coding sequence ATGCCCATCGAAGATCGCCTGAACCATATCGCCGGCCAACTCAGTGGCAACGGTGACGTGCTGCTGACCAGTGTCGACGCCCGCACCGGCGAGGCACTGCCATACGCCTTCCACCAGGCGACCGGTGACGAAGTAGAAGCCGCCGTGCAGGCCGCCGAGGCCGCCTACCCTACCTACCGCAGCACCAGCCCTGCTCAGCGTGCCGCCTTCCTCGACGCCATCGCCAACGAACTGGACGCTCTGGGTGACGACTTCATCCAGCATGTGATGCGCGAAACCGCGCTGCCAGAAGCCCGCATCCGCGGCGAACGCAGCCGTACCAGCAACCAGCTGCGCCTGTTCGCCGAGGTGGTGCGACGTGGCGACTTCTACGCTGCACGCATCGACCGTGCCCTGCCCCAACGCACCCCGCTGCCGCGCCCGGACCTGCGCCAGTATCGCATCGGCGTGGGCCCGGTGGCCGTGTTCGGCGCCAGCAACTTCCCGCTGGCCTTCTCCACCGCGGGGGGTGACACTGCCTCGGCGCTGGCCGCCGGCTGCCCGGTAGTGTTCAAGGCGCACAGCGGGCACATGCTCACCGCCGCCCACGTAGCGGCGGCCATTGACCGCGCGGTGGCCAGCAGCGACGTGCCGGCAGGCGTGTTCAACCTGATCTACGGGGCCGGCGTGGGCGAAGCGCTGGTCAAGCACCCGGCCATTCAGGCGGTCGGCTTTACTGGCTCGCTGCGCGGTGGCCGCGCCCTGTGCGACATGGCCGCGGCACGCCCGCAGCCGATCCCGGTATTTGCCGAAATGAGCAGCATCAACCCGGTGATCGTGCTGCCCCAGGCACTGCAGGCCCGTGGCGAGCAAGTCGCCGGCGAACTGGCCGCCTCGGTGGTGCTGGGTTGCGGGCAGTTCTGCACCAACCCGGGCCTTGTAGTGGGCATCCGGTCGCCGCAATTCGAGCTGTTCGTACAAACACTGGTGGCACGCATGGCCGACCAGGGACCGCAGACCATGCTCAACGCTGGCACCCTGCGCAGCTACCAGAACGGTGTGCAACACCTGCTCGCGCACCCCGGCATCCAGCACCTGGCCGGGCAGCCACAAACCGGCAATCAGGCCCAGCCGCAGCTGTTCAAGGCCAACGTAAGCCTGCTGATGAACGGCGACCCGCTGCTGCAGGAAGAAGTATTCGGCCCGACCACCGTGCTGGTGGAAGTGGCCGATGCCCAGCAACTGGCCGAGGCGCTGCGCCACCTGCAAGGCCAACTCACCGCCACCTTGATTGCCGAGCCTGACGACCTCATTGCCTTTGCCACGTTAGTGCCGCTGCTGGAGCGCAAGGCCGGGCGGCTGCTGTTGAACGGCTACCCGACGGGCGTCGAAGTGAGCGATGCGATGGTGCATGGCGGGCCTTACCCGGCCACCTCCGATGCACGCGGCACCTCGGTCGGCACCTTGGCCATTGACCGATTCCTGCGCCCGGTGTGCTTCCAGAATTACCCGGATGCCCTGTTGCCGGATGCGCTGAAAAGTGCCAACCCACTTGGGATTGCCCGGTTGGTGGATGGAGTGAGCAGCCGCGAAGCAGTTTGA